From the genome of bacterium, one region includes:
- a CDS encoding tetratricopeptide repeat protein, with amino-acid sequence MNHFALARAHLALGNAEHARRHAERMLALYPEYAATSEKVAELVGRVGEK; translated from the coding sequence ATGAACCACTTCGCGCTCGCCCGCGCGCACCTTGCGCTCGGGAACGCCGAGCACGCGAGAAGGCACGCGGAAAGGATGCTCGCGCTATATCCGGAGTACGCGGCGACGAGCGAGAAGGTCGCGGAGCTGGTGGGGAGGGTGGGGGAAAAGTAA